The Halarchaeum grantii genome includes a window with the following:
- the glpB gene encoding glycerol-3-phosphate dehydrogenase subunit GlpB, with protein sequence MAIEDDVLVVGGGVAGMTAALAAADEGASVRLVTKKQSTLRHASGLVDVLGYAPDGKLLADPFDALTDLPADHPYALVGAEAIRAGLERFDAVAGELYRGGHTEKNALLPTHGGTVKPTARYPASAAAGLASDDRDALLVGFETLTDFDAPLAAEHLEAAGVPFDARGATVSFPGEPRADAKVTRYAHALDEDADGERGRLAARVARVHDGEPRVGFPAVLGQEHPADVRAALEADLDADVFEVPMGPPSLPGIRLEYAFRAALDDAGVHTVRRPVVDYETDGEGRLSAAVVERNGQHIPHYADSFVLATGGLVGKGLDSDREAVREPVFDCHVPQPEDRYDWFRDEAFGEQPYARFGVDVGDDLRPRDEDGRIEFENLRAAGSVIGGYDFATECSGTGVSLATGDAAGAAAGADTQ encoded by the coding sequence ATGGCGATTGAGGACGACGTCCTCGTCGTCGGCGGCGGCGTCGCCGGGATGACGGCGGCGCTCGCGGCGGCCGACGAGGGCGCTTCGGTCAGGCTCGTCACGAAGAAGCAGAGCACGCTCCGGCACGCGAGCGGCCTCGTGGACGTCCTCGGCTACGCGCCGGACGGGAAGCTGCTCGCCGACCCCTTCGACGCCCTCACCGACCTGCCGGCCGACCACCCCTACGCGCTCGTGGGCGCCGAGGCGATACGGGCGGGCCTCGAGCGCTTCGACGCCGTCGCGGGCGAGCTGTACCGGGGCGGACACACGGAGAAGAACGCCCTCCTGCCGACGCACGGCGGGACGGTGAAGCCGACAGCCCGCTATCCGGCGAGCGCCGCCGCCGGCCTCGCGAGCGACGACCGGGACGCGCTGCTGGTCGGCTTCGAGACGCTGACGGACTTCGACGCACCGCTCGCCGCCGAGCACCTCGAGGCGGCGGGCGTCCCGTTCGACGCGCGCGGCGCGACCGTCTCCTTCCCCGGCGAACCCCGGGCGGACGCGAAGGTGACGCGCTACGCGCACGCGCTCGACGAGGACGCGGACGGCGAACGCGGCCGCCTCGCCGCGCGGGTCGCGCGCGTCCACGACGGCGAACCGCGAGTCGGCTTCCCGGCGGTACTCGGACAGGAGCACCCTGCAGATGTGCGCGCCGCCCTCGAAGCCGACCTCGACGCGGACGTCTTCGAGGTGCCGATGGGGCCCCCGAGCCTCCCCGGCATCCGACTCGAGTACGCCTTCCGCGCGGCCCTCGACGACGCGGGCGTCCACACCGTCCGCCGGCCGGTCGTCGACTACGAGACGGACGGTGAGGGTCGGCTCAGCGCCGCCGTCGTCGAGCGCAACGGCCAGCACATCCCCCACTACGCCGACTCGTTCGTGCTCGCGACTGGAGGATTGGTCGGGAAGGGCCTCGATTCGGACCGCGAGGCCGTTCGCGAACCCGTCTTCGACTGCCACGTCCCCCAGCCCGAGGACCGCTACGACTGGTTCCGCGACGAGGCGTTCGGCGAGCAGCCCTACGCGCGCTTCGGCGTCGACGTGGGCGACGACCTCCGCCCGCGCGACGAGGACGGACGCATCGAGTTCGAGAACCTCCGCGCCGCCGGGAGCGTCATCGGCGGCTACGACTTCGCCACCGAGTGCTCCGGAACGGGCGTCAGCCTCGCGACGGGCGACGCCGCCGGAGCGGCCGCAGGAGCTGATACCCAATGA